A genomic window from Bernardetia sp. includes:
- a CDS encoding diacylglycerol/lipid kinase family protein, translating into MNNTTSSIIFLIINPLSGGIDKTEELQHIKSFVATKKQYLVSYNTTKNQSKDKKEIEKIYTKYLPQKVWIAGGDGTIKLVLEALFGKDIVFGILPLGSSNGLAKDLGLPMNLESCLKIAFQENFTLLDSISINNMKMFHLGDLGLNAALIKNYQESNARGKIGYAIQAIPTLREYRDPFNARITTSTQQIITEARVILIANSNKYGTGIVVNPKGKVDDDIFEIVIFKSLELLLILKILSGNLSLDDESIQVIQTRKALIQTDVPITFQIDGEFCGEVRELDIEMEVHKSKIATPKQKNEKLDVE; encoded by the coding sequence ATGAACAACACTACCTCATCTATTATTTTTCTCATTATTAATCCTCTTTCTGGAGGAATAGATAAGACTGAAGAATTGCAACATATAAAATCTTTCGTTGCTACCAAAAAACAGTATTTGGTTAGTTATAATACTACTAAAAATCAATCAAAAGATAAGAAAGAAATAGAAAAAATATATACTAAATATCTTCCTCAAAAAGTATGGATAGCAGGAGGAGACGGAACTATTAAGTTGGTGTTAGAAGCTCTTTTTGGGAAAGATATTGTCTTTGGAATATTACCACTAGGGTCTTCCAATGGATTGGCAAAAGATTTAGGGCTTCCCATGAATTTAGAAAGTTGTTTGAAGATTGCTTTTCAAGAAAACTTTACTCTTTTAGATAGTATTAGCATAAATAACATGAAAATGTTTCATTTGGGCGACTTAGGACTTAATGCTGCCCTTATCAAAAATTATCAAGAATCCAATGCAAGAGGAAAAATAGGATATGCCATACAGGCTATTCCTACGCTAAGAGAATATAGAGACCCTTTTAATGCTAGAATAACTACCTCAACACAGCAAATTATAACAGAAGCAAGAGTTATTCTAATTGCTAATTCTAATAAATATGGGACTGGAATTGTAGTAAATCCAAAGGGAAAAGTAGATGATGATATTTTTGAAATCGTGATTTTCAAAAGCCTTGAACTACTGCTTATTTTGAAAATCTTGTCAGGCAATTTATCATTAGACGACGAATCTATTCAAGTTATTCAAACTAGAAAAGCTCTTATCCAAACCGATGTTCCGATAACGTTTCAGATAGATGGAGAGTTTTGTGGAGAGGTTAGAGAGTTAGATATAGAAATGGAGGTGCATAAAAGCAAAATTGCAACACCAAAGCAAAAAAATGAAAAATTAGATGTAGAATGA
- a CDS encoding App1 family protein — protein sequence MGSFSNLKSDLKVYRGYASDKLLVVFGHVFKKSPIPLSEKSKFRHAYAVLRTFRRKTIANADVYLHFNNKKIHTKTLSDGYFRFSIPLETSFQDNAKAGWNKVKVELNHEGKSVVRTAEILRPYDGKLACISDIDDTFLVSHTNNLFKKLYVLLWKNVYNRKSFEDVTAHYRLLSQSGQEEGETNAFFYVSSSEWNLYNFIERFTEVQDLPKAVIKLKSIKTSLSDFLFTGRGSHNHKFQKIKEIIEFYPHLEFILLGDDSQADPTIYENICKTFPQNVKAIYIRQTQNKAKTKTKKILQNLKNMKVETCYFIKSEEAILHSKNIGIV from the coding sequence ATGGGTTCTTTTTCTAATTTAAAATCAGATTTAAAAGTATATAGAGGCTATGCAAGTGATAAGTTATTGGTTGTCTTTGGACACGTTTTCAAAAAATCGCCTATTCCTCTAAGTGAAAAGTCTAAGTTTAGGCATGCTTATGCTGTCTTGAGAACTTTTCGAAGAAAAACTATTGCCAATGCAGACGTATATCTTCATTTTAACAATAAAAAAATACACACTAAGACACTTAGTGATGGCTATTTTCGTTTTTCTATTCCCTTAGAGACTTCTTTTCAAGACAATGCTAAAGCAGGATGGAACAAGGTGAAAGTAGAACTCAATCATGAAGGTAAATCTGTCGTCAGAACTGCTGAGATACTTCGCCCTTATGATGGAAAACTAGCCTGTATTTCTGATATTGATGATACTTTTTTGGTTTCTCATACCAATAATTTATTCAAAAAACTCTATGTGCTGCTCTGGAAAAATGTCTATAACAGAAAATCGTTTGAAGATGTAACAGCACACTACAGACTTCTTAGCCAGTCTGGACAAGAAGAAGGCGAAACCAACGCTTTTTTTTATGTTTCTAGTAGCGAATGGAATCTATACAATTTTATTGAACGTTTTACAGAGGTTCAAGACCTTCCCAAAGCTGTAATAAAGCTAAAAAGTATCAAGACAAGTCTTTCAGATTTTCTTTTTACAGGAAGGGGCAGCCACAATCATAAGTTCCAAAAAATTAAAGAAATAATAGAATTTTATCCTCATTTGGAGTTTATCTTGTTAGGTGATGATTCGCAAGCCGACCCTACTATTTATGAAAATATCTGTAAAACATTTCCTCAAAATGTGAAGGCAATATATATCAGACAAACACAAAATAAAGCCAAAACAAAAACCAAAAAAATCCTTCAAAATCTCAAAAATATGAAGGTAGAGACGTGCTATTTTATTAAAAGTGAAGAAGCTATCTTACATTCTAAAAACATTGGTATTGTGTAA